From a single Mangifera indica cultivar Alphonso chromosome 19, CATAS_Mindica_2.1, whole genome shotgun sequence genomic region:
- the LOC123202576 gene encoding bifunctional aspartokinase/homoserine dehydrogenase 1, chloroplastic-like isoform X2 yields the protein MGSMGMDINFLEICSKICLPGHATEAFSDFVVGHGELWTAQLLAAVVRKNGVDCLWMDTRDVLIVNPTSSNQVDPDFSESEKRLKKWYSQNPSKTVIATGFIASTPDNIPTTLKRDGSDFSAAIIGALLRACQVTIWTDVDGVYSADPRKVSEAVILKTLSYQEAWEMSYFGANVLHPRTIIPVMRYDIPIVIRNIFNLSAPGTVICQPLICENEDDQIVDTPVKGFATIDNLTLINVEGTGMAGVPGTANAIFGAVKDVGANVIMISQASSEHSVCFAVPEKEVKVVTEALQSRFREALDAGRLSQVAIIPNCSILAAVGQKMASTPGVSATLFDALAKANINIRAIAQGCSEYNITVVVKHEDCIRALRAVHSRFFLSRTTIAMGIIGPGLIGGTLLDQLRDQAAVLKEDFNIDLRVMGITGSRNMLLNDSGIDLWKWRELLKEKGEAADLTRFTQHVHGNHFFPNTVLVDCTADSHVASCYQDWLCKGIHVITPNKKANSGPLDQYLKLRLLQRKSYTHYFYEATVGAGLPIISTLRGLLETGDKILRIEGIFSGTLSYLFNNYIGTRSFSEVVAEAKEAGYTEPDPRDDLSGTDVARKVVILARESGLKLKLSDLPVHSLVPEPLRACASAEEFMKLLPQYDEELAKERQEAEDAGEVLRYVGVVDAVNQKGTVQLQRYKKDHPFAQLFGSDNIIAFTTTRYKEQPLIVRGPGAGAQVTAGGIFSDILRLASYLGAPS from the exons CTGGTCATGCTACAGAAGCTTTTTCAGATTTTGTTGTTGGACATGGAGAGTTATGGACTGCTCAGTTGTTAGCAGCTGTTGTCAGAAAG AATGGTGTGGATTGCCTCTGGATGGATACTAGAGATGTCCTCATTGTAAATCCAACCAGTTCTAATCAAGTTGATCCTGATTTTTCTGAATCTGAGAAAAGACTAAAGAAATGGTATTCTCAAAATCCATCGAAGACAGTAATTGCTACTGGTTTTATAGCCAGTACACCAGATAATATTCCTACAACTTTGAAGAGGGATGGAAGTGACTTCTCTGCTGCTATAATTGGTGCACTTCTCAGGGCTTGCCAAGTCACAATTTGGACTGATGTAGATGGAGTGTACAGTGCAGATCCCAGAAAAG TTAGCGAAGCTGTGATACTGAAGACCTTGTCTTACCAAGAGGCCTGGGAAATG TCATATTTTGGGGCAAATGTCTTGCATCCTCGCACTATTATCCCAGTTATGCGATATGACATTCCAATAGTGATAAGAAATATCTTTAATCTCTCTGCACCTGGAACAGTGATTTGTCAGCCGTTAATTTGTGAAAATGAAGATGACCAGATTGTTGACACTCCTGTGAAGGGGTTTGCAACAATTGACAATTTAACTCTAATAAATGTTGAGGG AACTGGAATGGCTGGTGTTCCTGGTACAGCAAATGCCATTTTTGGTGCTGTGAAAGATGTTGGAGCTAATGTCATCATGATATCTCAG GCTAGTAGTGAGCATTCTGTGTGTTTTGCTGTGCCCGAGAAGGAGGTAAAAGTTGTTACAGAGGCATTACAGTCTAGATTTCGTGAAGCTCTGGATGCTGGACGACTTTCCCAG GTGGCAATCATTCCCAATTGTAGTATTTTAGCTGCAGTAGGCCAGAAAATGGCAAGTACACCTGGAGTTAGTGCAACTCTTTTTGATGCTTTGGCAAAG GCAAACATTAATATCCGTGCTATAGCCCAAGGTTGCTCTGAGTACAATATTACTGTCGTAGTCAAGCATGAAGATTGCATAAGGGCTTTGAGAGCTGTCCACTCCAGGTTTTTTCTTTCTAGAACCACAATAGCGATGGGGATTATTGGCCCTGGTTTGATAGGTGGCACATTGCTTGACCAGCTCAGGGATCAG GCTGCAGTTCTTAAGGAAGATTTTAACATTGACTTGCGTGTTATGGGAATTACCGGCTCGAGGAATATGCTCTTGAATGACTc GGGCATAGACTTGTGGAAATGGAGAGAGCTATTAAAGGAGAAAGGAGAAGCAGCTGACCTCACCAGATTTACTCAACATGTGCACGGGAATCATTTCTTCCCAAATACAGTTTTGGTAGATTGTACAGCAGACTCACATGTTGCCAGTTGTTACCAGGATTGGTTGTGTAAAGGGATTCATGTAATCACACCAAACAAAAAAGCGAATTCTGGACCTCTTGATCAG TATTTAAAGCTGAGGCTCCTTCAACGCAAATCCTACACACATTACTTTTATGAAGCAACTGTTGGTGCTGGTCTTCCAATCATAAGCACTTTAAGGGGACTGCTTGAAACTGGTGACAAGATATTGCGGATTGAGGGCATTTTTAG TGGAACTTTGAGTTATCTATTTAACAACTATATAGGCACAAGAAGTTTCAGCGAGGTGGTGGCAGAGGCAAAAGAAGCAGGTTATACTGAACCAGATCCTAGGGATGATCTATCTGGAACAGATGTTGCCAGAAAG GTGGTTATTCTTGCTAGAGAATCTGGTTTGAAGCTAAAACTTTCTGATCTCCCTGTTCACAGTCTTGTGCCTGAACCTTTAAGG GCTTGTGCATCTGCCGAAGAGTTCATGAAACTATTACCACAATATGACGAAGAACTGGCAAAGGAAAGACAAGAAGCTGAGGATGCAGGAGAA GTTTTGAGGTATGTTGGAGTGGTGGATGCTGTCAACCAAAAGGGTACTGTGCAATTGCAAAGATACAAGAAAGATCATCCTTTCGCACAACTCTTTGGTTCTGATAATATCATAGCTTTCACAACAACAAGGTACAAGGAACAGCCTCTTATAGTCCGAGGCCCAGGTGCTGGAGCTCAAGTTACAGCTGGTGGAATTTTCAGTGACATATTGCGGCTAGCCTCCTATCTTGGTGCTCCATCATAA